From Streptomyces sp. GSL17-111, one genomic window encodes:
- a CDS encoding 2-aminoethylphosphonate ABC transporter substrate-binding protein — protein sequence MRHTMRAGAAGALLLALLATACAGEDSGDEVTVYSADGLKYQSGDGFYDRAFKQFEEETGVKVNYVEGGSGEVVQRLTRERNNTKADVLITLPPFIQQAQSRGLLDAYRPAGWENIADPDKDADGMWTAVVKNYFCFIYNTEELDSPPETWQDLLDSSYKGRFQYSTPGVAGDGTAVVIKSMHDFGGLEPAMEYLEKLQVNNVGPSASTGALVPKVDKGELLVSNSDVQMSFANREAMPNQDIFFPAMEGKAPTTFSLPYAGGLVKGGPQQENAQKLLDYLVSPEAQELISDAGGGFPSRTDVTPQGEYAERARKALDGVEIFTPDWRTIDKELDSYLEAWREATGS from the coding sequence ATGCGCCACACGATGCGTGCCGGTGCCGCCGGCGCCCTGCTCCTGGCTCTCCTCGCCACCGCCTGTGCGGGGGAGGACTCCGGGGACGAGGTCACCGTCTACAGTGCGGACGGACTCAAGTACCAGAGTGGGGACGGTTTCTACGACCGGGCGTTCAAGCAGTTCGAGGAGGAGACCGGCGTCAAGGTCAACTACGTCGAAGGCGGCTCCGGGGAGGTCGTTCAACGCCTGACCCGCGAACGCAACAACACCAAGGCCGACGTCCTGATCACCCTGCCCCCGTTCATCCAGCAGGCGCAGAGCCGGGGACTCCTCGACGCGTACCGCCCCGCCGGCTGGGAGAACATCGCGGACCCGGACAAGGACGCCGACGGCATGTGGACCGCCGTGGTGAAGAACTACTTCTGCTTCATCTACAACACCGAGGAACTCGACTCCCCGCCGGAGACCTGGCAGGACCTGCTGGACAGCTCCTACAAGGGTCGCTTCCAGTACTCCACCCCGGGCGTCGCGGGAGACGGGACCGCCGTCGTCATCAAGAGCATGCACGACTTCGGCGGTCTGGAACCCGCTATGGAGTACCTGGAGAAGCTGCAGGTCAACAACGTCGGTCCCTCCGCCTCCACCGGCGCGCTCGTGCCCAAGGTGGACAAGGGCGAGTTGCTCGTGTCCAACAGCGACGTCCAGATGAGCTTCGCCAACCGCGAGGCCATGCCGAACCAGGACATCTTCTTCCCGGCGATGGAGGGCAAGGCCCCGACCACGTTCTCCCTTCCCTACGCCGGAGGGCTGGTGAAGGGGGGGCCGCAGCAGGAGAACGCCCAGAAGCTGCTGGACTACCTCGTCAGCCCCGAGGCGCAGGAACTGATCAGCGACGCGGGCGGCGGCTTCCCGTCCCGCACCGACGTCACTCCCCAGGGGGAGTACGCCGAGCGGGCACGGAAGGCCTTGGACGGGGTGGAGATCTTCACCCCTGACTGGAGGACCATCGACAAGGAGCTCGACTCCTACCTGGAAGCCTGGCGCGAGGCCACCGGGAGCTGA
- a CDS encoding ABC transporter permease: MLVHSPRARRLVHAGFALVVLPLFALPFAVILAASFSTNWSGALPSGPTFEQYATVTSGDALEALVTSLLTATAASLIALVTGTWAALAVHSMTRLRRLADSLFMLPVAVPSVVVGLALLVAFSRPPVLLNGTPSIVVMAHAVLVTGFAYQSVAAALLRLNPVYEQSAASLGASPGYVLWRVKLPLLLPSLGAATALCFALSMGELSATMMLYPPDWLPLPVAIYAATNRGLVFIGSAQAVLLMTTTLVVLLLLNRLRNRASYR, translated from the coding sequence GTGCTGGTGCATAGCCCCCGAGCCCGCAGACTGGTGCACGCCGGGTTCGCCCTCGTCGTTCTTCCCCTCTTCGCGCTACCTTTCGCCGTCATCCTTGCTGCCTCCTTCTCCACCAACTGGAGCGGGGCCCTTCCTTCAGGGCCGACCTTCGAGCAGTACGCCACCGTGACGTCCGGCGACGCGCTCGAAGCCCTGGTCACCTCGCTTCTCACGGCCACGGCCGCTTCGCTGATCGCGCTGGTCACCGGGACCTGGGCGGCCCTCGCCGTCCACAGCATGACCCGGCTACGTCGCCTGGCCGACAGCCTGTTCATGCTGCCCGTGGCCGTCCCCTCCGTCGTCGTCGGCCTGGCCCTGTTGGTGGCCTTCAGCCGGCCCCCCGTCCTTCTCAACGGCACTCCGAGCATCGTCGTCATGGCGCACGCGGTCCTGGTCACCGGGTTCGCCTACCAGTCCGTGGCTGCCGCACTCCTGCGCCTGAACCCCGTGTACGAACAGAGCGCGGCGAGTTTGGGAGCCTCCCCCGGCTACGTGCTGTGGCGTGTGAAGCTGCCGCTTCTGCTTCCTTCGCTGGGTGCGGCCACGGCGCTGTGCTTCGCCCTGTCCATGGGTGAGTTGAGCGCCACGATGATGCTCTATCCGCCCGACTGGCTTCCCCTGCCCGTCGCCATCTACGCGGCGACCAACCGGGGCCTGGTCTTCATCGGGTCGGCTCAAGCGGTCCTGCTGATGACCACCACCCTCGTGGTTCTGCTGTTGCTCAACCGTCTGCGAAACAGAGCCTCCTACCGCTGA
- a CDS encoding 2-aminoethylphosphonate ABC transporter permease subunit, with amino-acid sequence MTTAEAPLPAPLPEAIRPPSPPHTAGRRRAPRSGLWLLPPLLCITFALLYPLALVVWESFSPETGGQSLEVYRSTFDSEAFRSAVFTTVYIGLGATAGCLVLGFGLSLVIAFVPFTGSRLIGRFIDIFLSFPSFLITLALVFVYGSAGMVNGIWADATGAPDGPVDFLATPWGVLLAQITFFTPFVMRPLLAAFSQLDTSQLEIAASLGARPGRVIRQVILPEARPALVAGGSLVLVMSLNDFGIVLFTGAKDVVTLPLLVYTKAIFDYDYPAACVVAVVSVVLSVSLYLLYRAGAIGASGGHRAGA; translated from the coding sequence GTGACGACCGCCGAAGCCCCACTCCCGGCTCCCCTCCCCGAAGCCATCCGGCCACCATCGCCCCCGCACACCGCCGGCCGACGCCGCGCCCCACGCTCCGGGCTGTGGCTGTTACCGCCCCTTCTGTGCATCACCTTCGCGCTGCTCTACCCGCTGGCGTTGGTGGTGTGGGAGTCCTTCTCCCCTGAGACGGGCGGGCAGTCCTTGGAGGTCTACCGGTCCACCTTTGACTCCGAGGCCTTCCGCAGCGCCGTGTTCACCACCGTGTACATCGGCCTCGGGGCCACGGCGGGTTGCCTGGTCCTGGGGTTCGGTCTGTCGCTGGTGATCGCTTTCGTTCCCTTCACCGGCTCCCGCCTGATCGGCCGGTTCATCGACATCTTCCTGTCCTTCCCCTCCTTTCTCATCACCCTTGCCCTGGTGTTCGTGTACGGGTCGGCCGGCATGGTCAACGGCATCTGGGCCGATGCCACCGGGGCGCCCGACGGGCCGGTGGACTTCCTGGCCACTCCGTGGGGCGTGCTCCTGGCCCAGATCACCTTCTTCACCCCCTTCGTGATGCGCCCCTTGCTGGCGGCCTTCTCGCAACTCGACACCTCGCAACTTGAGATCGCCGCGTCACTCGGGGCCCGGCCGGGCCGGGTCATTCGGCAGGTGATCCTCCCCGAGGCGCGTCCCGCCCTCGTCGCGGGCGGCTCCCTGGTGCTCGTCATGAGCCTGAACGACTTCGGGATCGTGTTGTTCACCGGCGCCAAGGACGTGGTGACCCTGCCCCTGCTCGTCTACACCAAGGCGATATTCGACTACGACTACCCGGCCGCGTGCGTCGTCGCCGTCGTCAGCGTGGTCCTGTCCGTATCCCTCTACCTTCTCTACCGCGCAGGGGCGATCGGCGCATCAGGAGGTCACCGTGCTGGTGCATAG
- a CDS encoding ABC transporter ATP-binding protein, which yields MRFHSVSVAYGATTVLDSLDLTVLPGEVMALLGPSGSGKTTALRAVAGFATPARGRVYIGGEDVTGLPPHRRGIGMVVQQYALFPHMRVSDNVAFGLKAHKVPRAEIPDRVREALRMTGMEDYARRYPRELSGGQQQRVAIARALAIRPRVLLLDEPLSALDAQLRSGMLAELARLHRELPDVSILYVTHDQVEALTLADRIAVMRDARLVSCGTPQELYREPGNDFTATFLGGANLLPVTVQAHAPDGRAEVDHRGTTLLVTAPDSVSPGVELLACVRPHHLSLTEHPTRNCLRGKVAELQWRGATHRLYLDIGPEPLVADVAELREPPRVGDTVTVSFAPQDAVLLPAKPGDGLPTKPAHRVGRAR from the coding sequence ATACGCTTCCACTCCGTCTCCGTCGCCTACGGCGCCACCACGGTCCTGGACTCACTGGATCTGACCGTCCTGCCCGGAGAGGTCATGGCCTTACTCGGGCCTTCCGGGTCGGGCAAGACGACGGCGCTGCGCGCCGTCGCCGGTTTCGCCACCCCGGCCCGGGGGCGGGTGTACATCGGCGGTGAGGACGTCACCGGGCTTCCACCTCATCGTCGGGGCATCGGGATGGTGGTCCAGCAGTACGCGCTTTTCCCGCACATGCGGGTGTCGGACAACGTCGCCTTCGGGCTCAAGGCCCACAAGGTGCCGCGTGCGGAGATCCCCGACCGGGTCCGGGAAGCGCTGCGCATGACCGGCATGGAGGACTACGCGCGTCGCTACCCCAGAGAACTGTCAGGCGGTCAGCAACAGCGTGTTGCCATCGCGCGGGCCCTGGCCATCCGGCCCCGGGTCCTCCTGCTGGACGAACCGCTCTCCGCGCTGGACGCCCAGCTGCGCTCCGGAATGCTCGCGGAACTGGCCCGGCTGCACCGTGAACTCCCCGACGTCTCGATCCTGTACGTGACGCACGACCAGGTCGAGGCACTCACCCTGGCCGATCGCATCGCGGTCATGAGAGACGCGCGCCTGGTCAGTTGCGGAACGCCGCAGGAGCTCTACCGCGAACCGGGCAACGACTTCACCGCCACCTTCCTCGGCGGGGCCAACCTCCTCCCGGTCACGGTGCAGGCGCACGCCCCGGACGGACGGGCCGAGGTCGACCACCGCGGCACCACGCTGCTCGTCACCGCTCCGGACAGCGTCTCTCCCGGAGTCGAACTCCTCGCGTGCGTCCGGCCCCACCACCTGAGCCTCACCGAGCACCCGACGCGGAACTGCTTGCGGGGCAAGGTCGCCGAACTGCAGTGGCGAGGCGCCACTCACCGGCTCTACCTGGACATCGGCCCGGAGCCGCTCGTCGCCGACGTCGCCGAACTGCGTGAACCGCCCCGGGTCGGCGACACCGTCACGGTGAGCTTCGCTCCTCAGGACGCCGTCCTGCTCCCCGCCAAGCCGGGCGACGGCCTGCCGACGAAACCGGCACACCGCGTGGGGCGAGCACGGTGA
- a CDS encoding ArsR/SmtB family transcription factor, protein MDEVLGVRLMPPAELSNRDRARLLAPLLKVLADENRLTITLLLAEHSRTVKELQEATGLSQTLVSHHLATLRDQQLVTSAPRGRANVYTLCCEQLGTPVRWLASLAALTPEGAAACCEGEWPGE, encoded by the coding sequence ATGGATGAAGTACTGGGCGTCCGCCTCATGCCACCGGCGGAGTTGTCGAATCGGGACCGGGCACGCCTGCTCGCTCCCCTGCTGAAGGTTCTGGCAGACGAGAACCGACTCACGATCACACTCCTCCTTGCCGAGCACTCCCGCACGGTCAAGGAACTGCAGGAGGCGACGGGCCTGAGTCAGACCTTGGTCAGCCACCACCTGGCGACCCTGCGCGACCAGCAGCTGGTCACCTCCGCCCCACGTGGTCGGGCCAACGTGTACACGCTCTGCTGTGAGCAGCTGGGGACCCCCGTGCGGTGGCTCGCCTCCCTCGCGGCACTGACGCCCGAGGGTGCCGCGGCCTGCTGCGAGGGGGAGTGGCCGGGTGAATAA
- a CDS encoding permease, protein MNNWGETFQTFGIIAAELVALFLAISFLVALFNRRVGPKRIQSWLGGGSVVGPLKGVALGALTPFCSCSTLPMLAGMFKAGVPFVTAASFLVASPLLNPIILTAVAVLFSVPVMLGYAAVALVGSLLIAAGWNALGLGRFVKRVRVEGEKAEEPWQGLRAEMPGAWRSARSDFRPLVIPLLVGVSVGALIYGAVPESFLTGFAGPDNPAAIPVAAVIGIPLYIRTEAALPIGLALSEAGMGIGAVFALIIGGAGASIPEVSMLTAIFKPRLVAAFVASILVMAVAGGFIIPLFA, encoded by the coding sequence GTGAATAACTGGGGCGAGACCTTCCAGACCTTCGGAATCATCGCGGCCGAGCTGGTCGCGCTCTTCCTGGCCATCTCCTTCCTGGTGGCCCTGTTCAACCGGCGGGTGGGCCCCAAGCGGATTCAAAGCTGGCTGGGAGGGGGGTCGGTGGTCGGCCCCCTCAAGGGGGTCGCCCTCGGCGCGCTCACCCCGTTCTGTTCCTGCTCCACGCTTCCCATGCTCGCCGGCATGTTCAAAGCCGGAGTCCCGTTCGTCACGGCCGCGAGCTTCCTCGTCGCCTCCCCCCTCCTCAATCCGATCATTCTGACCGCGGTGGCCGTGCTCTTCAGCGTGCCGGTCATGCTGGGCTACGCGGCCGTCGCCCTGGTCGGCAGCCTTCTCATCGCGGCGGGCTGGAACGCCTTGGGGCTCGGGCGCTTCGTCAAACGCGTGCGTGTGGAGGGGGAGAAGGCGGAGGAGCCCTGGCAGGGCCTTCGCGCGGAAATGCCCGGCGCTTGGCGCTCGGCACGGTCGGACTTCCGTCCGTTGGTCATCCCCCTCCTGGTGGGGGTGAGCGTAGGTGCCCTGATCTACGGGGCCGTACCCGAATCCTTCCTGACCGGATTCGCCGGGCCGGACAACCCCGCGGCCATCCCGGTCGCCGCCGTGATCGGCATCCCTCTCTACATCCGCACGGAAGCCGCCCTGCCGATCGGACTGGCGCTGTCGGAGGCCGGCATGGGGATCGGCGCGGTCTTCGCCCTGATCATCGGTGGCGCCGGAGCGAGCATCCCCGAGGTCAGCATGCTGACGGCCATCTTCAAGCCTCGGCTCGTGGCGGCGTTCGTCGCCTCCATTCTGGTCATGGCCGTGGCCGGGGGCTTCATCATCCCGCTCTTCGCCTGA
- a CDS encoding glutamine amidotransferase-related protein: MDAMTELRLALVGDKGNHSEPAHPKIESLLSELGATAEWLPTEKITGEADLDGFHGIWVVPGAPYLNEAGVQHAVRVAREAEVPFLGTCGGFFSALIGNALVNGVEEVVGVVEDQERYMALAIPFTCSFTGEKAPLTVKKHSRLASVYGHADDVQEVFHCSWSLDRAFMEAAVEGEMEFVAWDADGAPRALELEEHPFFLACLFQPELTSTPTSVHPLIAQFLTAAEKRAAGADPASR, encoded by the coding sequence ATGGACGCCATGACCGAGCTCCGCCTCGCCCTGGTAGGCGACAAGGGCAACCACTCGGAGCCCGCTCACCCCAAGATCGAGTCACTGCTGAGCGAGTTGGGAGCCACTGCCGAGTGGCTGCCGACGGAGAAGATCACCGGCGAGGCCGACCTCGACGGCTTCCACGGCATATGGGTGGTACCCGGCGCGCCGTACCTGAACGAGGCCGGCGTCCAGCACGCCGTTCGAGTGGCACGGGAAGCCGAAGTGCCCTTCCTCGGCACGTGCGGCGGCTTCTTCAGCGCTCTGATCGGCAACGCGCTCGTCAACGGCGTCGAGGAAGTCGTCGGCGTGGTGGAGGACCAGGAACGGTATATGGCCCTGGCGATTCCGTTCACCTGCTCGTTCACCGGGGAGAAGGCTCCGCTCACCGTCAAGAAGCACTCTCGGCTGGCGTCGGTCTACGGCCACGCCGACGACGTGCAGGAGGTCTTCCACTGCTCGTGGTCCCTCGACCGCGCTTTCATGGAAGCCGCGGTGGAGGGGGAGATGGAGTTCGTGGCGTGGGATGCCGACGGCGCCCCGCGGGCGCTGGAGCTGGAGGAGCATCCCTTCTTCCTCGCCTGCCTCTTCCAGCCGGAGCTCACTTCCACACCCACCTCCGTCCACCCCCTCATCGCGCAGTTCCTGACGGCGGCGGAGAAGCGGGCCGCCGGGGCGGATCCGGCGTCGAGATGA
- a CDS encoding phosphate ABC transporter substrate-binding protein, producing the protein MKPAHGRPATSRVGRLRRRVLPAALCLFGSLLASCAGSDTQTSALNISGSTTVAPVAADAAEALRERGLEATVATQGGSAGGISQLGSGQIDIAMSSKPLQEEDRSAHPGASFHTTQVGTDAVGVIITRKVADAGVDNLTKTQVRDLFEGKITNWSELGGPDLAVFVYDKEPGRGTREALDSYLYGEATPPPPPETDNFAIVGGNLETRSKLKSTSGSIAPLSTGFVEGHDDLVAVTLDGVSPDPENIASGDYPMTRPLYLVTDGRPEGKAKEFIDYVLSGPGQELLTRHGYLTLDQLGK; encoded by the coding sequence GTGAAGCCGGCGCACGGCCGTCCCGCAACCTCCCGTGTCGGACGGCTCCGCAGACGCGTCCTCCCGGCCGCTCTGTGCCTGTTCGGCTCGCTCCTGGCCTCATGTGCCGGAAGCGACACGCAGACCAGCGCCCTGAACATCAGCGGCTCGACCACGGTGGCGCCCGTGGCGGCAGACGCCGCGGAAGCCCTTCGCGAACGGGGGCTTGAGGCCACCGTCGCCACCCAAGGCGGTTCCGCAGGCGGCATATCCCAACTCGGTTCCGGCCAGATCGACATCGCGATGAGCTCGAAGCCGTTACAGGAGGAGGACCGCTCCGCTCATCCGGGCGCCTCGTTCCACACGACGCAGGTCGGCACCGACGCGGTCGGAGTGATCATCACCAGGAAGGTGGCCGACGCCGGCGTGGACAACCTCACCAAGACGCAGGTGCGCGACCTGTTCGAGGGAAAGATCACCAACTGGTCGGAGCTGGGTGGGCCTGACCTCGCCGTCTTCGTCTACGACAAGGAACCGGGCCGGGGTACACGTGAGGCCCTGGACTCCTATCTCTACGGAGAGGCCACGCCCCCGCCGCCACCCGAGACCGACAACTTCGCCATCGTCGGTGGAAATCTGGAAACGCGGAGCAAGCTGAAGTCGACATCGGGGAGCATCGCTCCGCTCTCCACCGGGTTCGTCGAGGGCCATGACGACCTGGTCGCGGTGACGCTGGACGGAGTCTCCCCTGATCCGGAGAACATCGCCTCCGGGGACTACCCGATGACTCGCCCCCTGTACCTCGTCACCGACGGCCGGCCTGAGGGGAAGGCGAAGGAGTTCATCGACTACGTCCTCTCCGGGCCGGGGCAGGAACTGCTCACCAGGCACGGATACCTGACGCTCGACCAGCTCGGGAAGTAA
- the pstC gene encoding phosphate ABC transporter permease subunit PstC, with translation MPTTVQARPPTVPTTPPRPRPPHWVWALALAGAASVVTMLLLIGGYLLGGISGGTVDWLALLTSARWSPAHGSFGALSMIFGTAVVGVLALALAVPVGWAAAIALTEYLPPRLARPLRTCVELLAAVPSIVYGLLGIMIIRPLISSVAQVPGGDSLLAAGIVLAIMIVPTVVAVSVDALTAVPDRYREAGYSLGLTRREVIRSAVLPLARTGMRAAVLLGLARALGEAIAVYLVVGRADGRLPDGIGGVLDTLVRPGQTLTTKLAGPEPVLAGTSGPHFAALCGLGVLVLSLVAAATVWSTRVGGRRRDGGRLPAARSAASLRVQRDRITAALRLTALVLPALLLFGMLIILVARGSAAFDPSFWFTPASGTTDGGVRDQILGTVLLVATTGLIALPLGFGAGVLIGVRASARTTRLLQTVTVVVGGTPTILLGLTGFVLLSSALGWGRSWLAGALVLVPVVVPVVALSTSARVRGMPNELTESAMSLGLSRSQYIRSVVIPYSWPATITGLLLGLARAAGETAPLLFTATVFFGAPALPGGVVDSPIQALPTHIFTLSQDSGDPQSMTQAWSSALALVMITAVLLSAAVALRNRREGERWTA, from the coding sequence ATGCCCACCACCGTCCAGGCGCGGCCCCCGACCGTGCCGACCACACCACCCCGCCCCCGGCCTCCTCACTGGGTCTGGGCGCTCGCCCTGGCCGGAGCGGCGTCGGTCGTCACCATGCTGCTACTCATCGGCGGCTATCTGCTCGGCGGCATCTCAGGCGGCACCGTCGACTGGCTCGCCCTGCTGACGTCGGCCCGATGGAGCCCCGCCCACGGCTCCTTCGGCGCGCTGTCCATGATCTTCGGAACCGCGGTCGTCGGTGTTCTCGCCCTGGCCCTCGCCGTTCCCGTGGGCTGGGCCGCCGCCATCGCGTTGACCGAGTACCTGCCACCACGCCTGGCCCGGCCGCTGCGCACGTGCGTCGAGTTGCTCGCAGCCGTCCCCTCCATCGTGTACGGCCTACTGGGCATCATGATCATCCGCCCCCTGATCTCCTCGGTCGCCCAGGTGCCCGGTGGCGACAGCCTGCTGGCCGCAGGGATCGTGCTCGCCATCATGATCGTGCCCACCGTGGTCGCGGTGAGCGTGGACGCGCTCACCGCTGTTCCCGATCGCTACCGTGAGGCCGGGTACTCCCTCGGCTTGACCCGCCGTGAAGTGATCCGCTCCGCAGTCCTCCCGCTGGCCCGCACCGGCATGCGTGCCGCAGTCCTTCTCGGTCTCGCCCGGGCGCTGGGCGAGGCTATCGCGGTCTACCTGGTGGTCGGCCGTGCGGACGGTCGCCTCCCGGACGGCATCGGCGGTGTGCTCGACACCCTGGTCCGGCCGGGGCAGACGCTGACCACCAAACTCGCCGGCCCGGAACCGGTGTTGGCGGGCACATCGGGACCCCACTTCGCAGCTCTGTGCGGCCTCGGTGTTCTGGTCCTGTCGCTCGTGGCGGCTGCCACCGTGTGGAGCACCCGCGTGGGGGGCCGGCGGCGGGACGGCGGGCGGCTGCCCGCCGCCCGGTCCGCTGCGTCCCTGCGCGTCCAGCGCGACCGGATCACCGCCGCACTGCGTCTGACCGCCCTCGTGCTCCCCGCCCTCCTCCTGTTCGGAATGCTCATCATCCTGGTGGCCAGGGGGAGCGCGGCTTTCGACCCGTCCTTCTGGTTCACCCCGGCGTCCGGTACCACGGACGGCGGAGTCCGCGACCAGATCCTCGGAACCGTGCTGCTGGTGGCGACCACCGGGCTGATCGCACTGCCACTCGGGTTCGGGGCCGGCGTCCTGATCGGCGTCCGGGCGTCGGCCCGCACCACCCGCCTGCTCCAGACGGTGACCGTCGTCGTGGGCGGGACGCCGACCATCCTGCTGGGCCTGACCGGTTTCGTTCTGCTCTCGAGTGCCCTGGGATGGGGGCGCTCCTGGCTGGCGGGCGCGCTGGTGCTGGTTCCCGTCGTCGTTCCCGTGGTGGCGTTGTCCACCTCGGCCCGGGTGAGGGGCATGCCGAACGAACTGACGGAGAGTGCGATGTCCCTGGGGCTTTCCCGGTCCCAGTACATCCGCTCCGTCGTCATCCCCTATTCCTGGCCCGCCACCATCACCGGCCTGCTACTCGGCCTGGCCCGGGCAGCGGGGGAAACGGCGCCCCTGCTGTTCACCGCGACCGTCTTCTTCGGAGCTCCGGCCCTCCCGGGCGGAGTGGTGGACTCGCCCATCCAGGCCCTCCCGACCCACATCTTCACTTTGTCGCAGGATTCCGGAGACCCCCAGAGCATGACCCAAGCATGGTCGAGCGCACTCGCCCTGGTGATGATCACGGCGGTACTCCTCAGTGCGGCGGTCGCACTGCGCAACCGTCGGGAAGGAGAACGATGGACAGCGTGA
- a CDS encoding ATP-binding cassette domain-containing protein gives MDSVITAHDLRVGIGGKTLVGPVDFELPHGSTTGLCGPSGAGKSTVLRALVDLLPTGLVRTGELSVLGVPVRNGKAEAALRSKVVLVPQTPVVFGGSILDNALFGIRHVVKAPRQLLRERAELALREAGLWREVRDRLDASAQVLSAGQRQRLCLARALALDPAALLLDEPTSALDERSRDTVEESVAALRGHRTVMLVSHDTSQVERLCDRTVHLGQTAEARPTPALS, from the coding sequence ATGGACAGCGTGATAACCGCGCACGATCTGCGGGTCGGCATCGGGGGCAAGACACTCGTCGGCCCGGTCGATTTCGAACTGCCGCACGGATCGACCACAGGTCTGTGCGGCCCGTCCGGCGCGGGGAAGTCCACCGTCCTGAGGGCCTTGGTCGATCTGCTCCCCACCGGCCTCGTCCGGACCGGTGAGCTGAGCGTGCTGGGCGTGCCCGTGCGGAACGGCAAGGCCGAAGCCGCGTTGAGGTCCAAGGTCGTACTCGTGCCGCAGACGCCCGTCGTCTTCGGCGGGAGCATTCTGGACAACGCGCTGTTCGGCATCCGACACGTGGTGAAGGCGCCACGTCAGCTGTTGCGGGAACGAGCCGAGCTCGCGCTGCGGGAGGCGGGCCTGTGGCGGGAGGTACGGGACCGCCTCGACGCGTCGGCCCAGGTGCTCTCCGCGGGCCAACGCCAGCGGCTCTGCCTGGCACGGGCACTGGCCCTCGACCCGGCCGCGCTGCTCCTCGACGAGCCGACGAGTGCTCTCGACGAGCGCAGCCGCGACACGGTCGAGGAGTCGGTCGCCGCGCTACGGGGACACCGCACGGTCATGCTCGTGTCCCACGACACCTCTCAGGTCGAGCGGCTGTGCGACAGGACCGTCCACCTCGGTCAGACGGCGGAGGCGCGGCCGACCCCCGCGCTTTCCTGA
- the arsB gene encoding ACR3 family arsenite efflux transporter, producing MTTTDPKTTAPPDPEGAAVVGKLSTLDRFLAVWILLAMAIGLGLGRVVPGMGDALAKLEIGGISLPIALGLLIMMYPVLAKVRYDKLDAVTGDKKLMVSSLVINWLVGPAVMFALAWIFLPDLPEYRTGLIIVGLARCIAMVIIWNDLACGDREAAAVLVAVNSVFQVLAFGLLGWFYLDLLPGWLGLGDGEQLDISMWTIAVNVVIFLGVPLLAGFLTRRLGEKRMGREGYENRFLPKIGPWALYGLLFTIVILFALQGETITNQPGDVARIALPLLVYFALMWFGTFALGKAIGIAYDRTATLAFTAAGNNFELAIAVAIGAFGVTSGEALSGVVGPLIEVPVLVALVYVSLAWRRRFSERSLVTPVK from the coding sequence GTGACCACCACGGACCCGAAAACGACCGCGCCCCCCGATCCGGAGGGCGCGGCCGTCGTCGGCAAGCTCTCCACCCTGGACCGCTTCCTGGCGGTGTGGATCCTGCTCGCCATGGCCATCGGCCTCGGGCTCGGCCGGGTCGTTCCCGGCATGGGGGACGCGCTGGCCAAGCTGGAGATCGGCGGCATCTCCCTGCCGATCGCGCTCGGTCTGCTGATCATGATGTACCCGGTGCTGGCCAAGGTCCGCTACGACAAGCTGGACGCCGTCACCGGCGACAAGAAGCTCATGGTGTCCTCGCTGGTCATCAACTGGCTGGTCGGCCCCGCCGTGATGTTCGCCCTGGCGTGGATCTTCCTGCCGGACCTGCCCGAGTACCGCACCGGCCTGATCATCGTCGGCCTGGCCCGGTGCATCGCCATGGTCATCATCTGGAACGACCTCGCCTGCGGCGACCGGGAGGCCGCCGCCGTCCTGGTCGCGGTCAACTCCGTCTTCCAGGTCCTGGCCTTCGGCCTGCTCGGCTGGTTCTACCTCGACCTGCTCCCCGGCTGGCTCGGCCTGGGTGACGGTGAGCAGCTGGACATCTCGATGTGGACGATCGCGGTCAACGTGGTCATCTTCCTCGGCGTGCCGCTGCTGGCGGGCTTCCTCACCCGCCGGCTGGGCGAGAAGAGGATGGGGCGCGAGGGCTACGAGAACCGCTTCCTGCCGAAGATCGGCCCCTGGGCGCTGTACGGGCTGCTGTTCACCATCGTCATCCTCTTCGCCCTCCAGGGGGAGACGATCACCAACCAGCCGGGGGACGTCGCCCGCATCGCCCTGCCGCTGCTGGTGTACTTCGCGCTCATGTGGTTCGGCACCTTCGCCCTCGGCAAGGCGATCGGCATCGCCTACGACCGCACGGCGACGCTGGCCTTCACCGCCGCGGGGAACAACTTCGAGCTGGCCATCGCCGTCGCCATCGGCGCCTTCGGCGTCACCTCCGGCGAGGCGCTGTCCGGGGTCGTCGGCCCCCTCATCGAGGTCCCGGTGCTCGTCGCCCTGGTCTACGTCTCCCTCGCCTGGCGCCGCAGGTTCAGCGAACGCAGCCTGGTGACGCCGGTGAAGTGA